A stretch of the Coregonus clupeaformis isolate EN_2021a unplaced genomic scaffold, ASM2061545v1 scaf0057, whole genome shotgun sequence genome encodes the following:
- the LOC121570422 gene encoding ADP-ribosylation factor-like protein 4D, translated as MGNQLTEIAPNTPFLPNFQSLHVVVIGLDSAGKTSLLYRLKLREFVETIPTKGFNTERIKVAVGSSRAATTFQVWDVGGQEKLRPLWKSYTRRTDGLVFVVDAAETERIEEAKVELHRISRSAENQGVPVLVLANKQDLDSAVSAVEVEKALALHELSNSTLHHTQGCSALNGQGLQPGLEKLYEMILKRKKMLRHSKKKR; from the coding sequence ATGGGCAACCAGCTAACAGAGATAGCCCCCAACACTCCTTTCCTCCCCAACTTCCAGTCTCTGCACGTGGTCGTCATCGGCCTGGACTCTGCAGGAAAGACCTCCCTGCTGTACAGACTAAAGCTCCGGGAATTTGTGGAGACCATCCCCACAAAGGGCTTCAACACTGAACGGATTAAAGTAGCAGTTGGAAGCTCGCGGGCCGCCACCACCTTCCAGGTGTGGGACGTGGGCGGTCAGGAGAAGCTGCGGCCCCTGTGGAAGTCATACACGCGTCGCACCGATGGCCTGGTGTTCGTTGTGGATGCTGCAGAGACTGAGCGCATTGAGGAGGCCAAGGTGGAGCTCCACCGCATCAGTCGCTCGGCAGAGAACCAGGGAGTACCTGTTCTGGTGCTGGCCAACAAGCAGGACTTGGACTCGGCAGTCTCTGCTGTGGAGGTGGAGAAGGCCTTGGCCCTCCATGAGCTTAGCAACTCCACACTGCACCACACCCAGGGTTGCAGCGCGCTGAATGGCCAGGGGCTCCAACCCGGCCTGGAGAAACTATATGAAATGATCCTAAAGAGGAAGAAGATGCTCAGACACAGTAAGAAGAAGAGATGA